Proteins from one Panicum virgatum strain AP13 chromosome 7K, P.virgatum_v5, whole genome shotgun sequence genomic window:
- the LOC120643114 gene encoding uncharacterized protein LOC120643114 has translation MGKQQNLLLAIAVVASIVHAATSQTDAATTVYDVLQQYNLPRGLLPLGVQSYALHPGGALEVTLPGECNFFVTVAGKQFKFRYDRSVSGILKSGSISRVSGVRLQVEFAWLGFNQVSRAGNEINIQLEKSTQSFPVSAFAQSPRCN, from the coding sequence ATGGGCAAACAACAGAATCTCCTCCTTGCCATTGCCGTTGTGGCTTCCATCGTCCATGCCGCCACCTCCCAAACAGATGCGGCCACGACAGTGTACGACGTCCTGCAGCAGTACAACTTGCCGCGGGGTCTGTTACCGCTTGGCGTGCAGTCATACGCGCTCCACCCAGGCGGTGCTTTGGAGGTGACCCTCCCCGGCGAGTGCAACTTCTTCGTCACAGTCGCCGGCAAGCAATTCAAGTTTCGGTATGACAGAAGCGTCAGCGGGATCCTCAAGTCTGGTTCCATCAGCCGTGTCTCCGGCGTGAGGTTGCAGGTGGAGTTCGCGTGGCTCGGGTTCAACCAGGTGAGCCGCGCTGGCAACGAGATCAATATCCAGCTAGAGAAGTCGACTCAGTCGTTCCCAGTCAGCGCCTTCGCCCAGAGCCCCCGCTGCAACTGA